agaagagacatgaagaaaagaggggacaatgttgatgtagaagaggggacacatgttgattgatgtagaagagacatgaagaagaggggacacagttgatgtggaagagacatgaagaagaggggaacaTGTTGAtgggaagagacatgaagaagaggggacacatgttgatgtagaagagacatgaagaagagggacacatgttgatgtagagagacatggagaagagggggacacgtgttgatgtagaagagacatggagaagaggggacacgtgttgatgtagaagagacatggagaagaggggacacgtgttgatgtaggagagacatgaagaagaggggacacgtgttgatgtagaagagacatggagaagaggggacacagtgttgatgtagaagagacatggaagaagaggggacacagtgttgatgtagaagagacatggagaagaggggacatgtgttgatgtagaagagacacgaagaagaggggacacatgttgatgaagaagagacatgaagaagaggggacacatgttgatgtagaagagacatgaagaagaggggacaacatgttgatgtagaagagacatgaagaagaggggacacatgttgatgtagaggagacatgaagaagaggggacacatgttgatgtagaagagacatgaagaagaggggacacatgttgatgtagaggagacatgaagaagaggggacacatgttgatgtagaagagacatgaagaagaggggacacatgttgatgtagaggagacatgaagaagaggggacacatgttgatgtagaagagacgtgaagaagaggggacacatgttgatgtaggagagacatgaagaagaggggacacgtgttgatgtggaagagacacgaagaagaggggacacgtgttgatgtagaagagacacgaagaagaggggacacgtgttgatgtggaagagacacgaagaagaggggacacatgttgatgtagaagagacatgaagaagaggggacacatgttgatgtaggagagacacgaagaagaggggacacatgttgatgtagaagagacatgaagaagaggggacacatgttgatgtagaagagacatgaagaagaggggacacatgttgatgtagaagagacatgaagaagaggggacacatgttgatgtagttttttgtttgtttaaatacattGTCTTTCAGTACACACTCCGGTACAGCAGGGGGCGGCACCTTCAAACGTTGGCTTTAAGCCCGCTTTTAAAAacactgaagaagaagaagagaggaaCTACTTCCGGTTGACGGTGTTCACGTTTTGATGTCCTTGGTGGATATTTCATAATAAATGCGATAAATATCACTTATTATACGTGTTGTTGTATTCCTCCGGATATCTGACGGTGGCGGGAGATTGTTCCGCATCCAGTGAGTCGGTATGTGgaaaacatttatataaaataacaacaaataaccTCTGTGTTGTTTTCTGTTAGCatgaagctaacgttagcatgtaGACAGATGGGTGATTTATGAGtataagtacaagatctgagtacttctacttttactcaagtacaagatctgagtacttctgcttttactcaagtacaagatctgagtacttctacttttactcaagtacaagacctgagtacttctacttttactcaagtacaagatctgagtacttctgcttttactcaagtacaagatctgagtacttctgcttttactcaagtacaagatctgagtacttctgcttttactcaagtacaagatctgagtacttctacttttactcaagtacaagacctgagtacttctacttttactcaagtacaagacctgagtacttctgcttttactcaagtacaagatctgagtacttctacttttactcaagtacaagatctgagtacttctacttttactcaagtacaagatctgagtacttctacttttaccgaAGTAGGTTTTTCTGAAACATAACCTGCTCTGTTTTTTAGAAATGTCTTTATTGTGGAGCGCGAGGCCGGCGCTGACTTCTCTGTTTCACGGTGAGTGggaataagtgtgtgtgtgtgtgtgtgtgtgtgtgtgtgtgtgtgtgtgtgtgtgtgtgtgtgtgtgtgtgtgtgtgtgtgtgtgtgtgtgtgtgtgtgtgtgtgtgtgtgtgtgtgtgtgtgtgtgtgtgtgtgtgtgtgtgtgaaaatgacTTGTAGTATGTGAAGAGCTTTGATGAGTCGAGAAGACCTGATAAAGAGATATATTATGTATCTAATATATgactatatattatatatataagtacagtaaatgtatcatttgcatatttaaacatatcATTCCGAAAATGTGTGATATAAAGAATATTTGTGTGAGCTGCAGTGTCTCCCTGTATCATCTGAATGTCCCCTCCCTGCAGCCTCCCAGCATGCACCTCTCTGGTCGGGTCGCGCCATGGCCACTCTGAACCAGATGCACCGTCAGGGGAAACCCAAGTCCCCGCCCCCGCACGTGGGCGCCACGTTCGGCCGGCCGCAGCTGAAGGCCGTGGTTCTGAAGACCATGATCCGGAAGCCCAAGAAGCCCAACTCGGCCAACAGGAAGTGCGCTCGCGTGCGCCTGTCCAACGGGAAGGAGGTGGTGGTGTTCATCCCCGGGGAGGGACACAACCTGCAGGAGCACAACGTGGTGCTGGTGGAGGGGGGGCGCACCCAGGACCTGCCCGGGGTCAAGCTGAAGGTGGTGCGCGGGAAATATGACTGTGCTCACGTGGTGAAGAAGACTCACtgatgggagtgtgtgtgtgtgtgtgtgtgtgtgtgtgtgtgtgtgtgtgtgtgatgaagaTGTTGTGTTAATAAATGAAGTTACCATGAGGGCGAGTCAGAACTTTGCTTTGGGTTCACTGCGAGGCCAGACGGTTCAAGGCTTGTATTGTCGTGTGTTCAtcgctacagtgtagatatctACATCTtaggctcctcctcctccttcagaGCAACACACTAACACAGATCAAATGGATGTTGTTtccaaagttcaggtgtttaacggtctgatgtaataataatatattttatttctatagcgcttttcttgaacccaaagacgctttacatttgggagggagggtagacgaacaaaacaaagccaaaaagaaacagaaaagcagtcgggaggaagttggttgagagggggaggggcttatgggtacagagttgaagaggcgggactggaacagggtgagggactcagaggtATTTGGGGAGGTCGACACGaactttcatgtttttattatttacgTATTTTCTGGATTTGACCTGGAAGAAAGAAATCGATACGATGTCAAACTGGATCTGCAATCATTAAAGCAATACTCCATGCGGCGATGCAGATTCTATCCTCTCAAATGTGGAGGTTTTATATTCAAGGTCATAAACACAACTACGGTTTAATTATGTGTGAACAGAAACGTAGATTGGCGGCTCCTCAACGGTGCAACTACAAGACATACGACCACGTCATATTAAAGTGCATATATCCGGACACACCATCGTGGACCCTTCGGTGTGCTGGCTTTTTGATCGATTTGGAAAATAATCTGCAGATTAATTCAAACatcaaaaatatgttttaggTTCAGGTCTAAATGTCAGGGTAGGATAAAAGGAAGGGAAACCGTTTTACAAATAAATACGACTTGTGAAGAACAcgtactttaaaggtcccacgatgtggccatttctactgatcatcgttccattgttgaggtctattcTGTgtcttcactctctgtcctaaacggcttgttggagctcctcccccccccctccctgtggcccactgtgctctgattggtcgcgaCGTTGAGAGGCTCGTTGCTGTCATGGATGTTGCTGTGAGGAGCAGACAGGCTTCCGGGTCGGCGACACAGCGAGgaccacacaaacactcacagccgaagtaaaaacaatacgtGTGGCTTGACATTGAGAAAGAAACAGGTTTCTAACGCtgtgggtctgcggagagcatttctccacgacttagcagcccgaaaaacgtttacccatttaaacagtcgtggaagataccttgtttgttttaaacctcataaatacacaaacaatgaatacttacaggttgtgtacccgaatctcccgctggtgcAAACGaagcatcgttcttcagtgcccgACGCTGAGCATATCCGGCATGAgtcgctgaaaggtttgggaagctttgtttcgtgagagggtgcggccatagctctgggcgtggctactgggtatccctacgtaGTGCGGcctctgggcgtggctactgggtatccctacgtgGTGCGGcctctgggcgtggctactgggtatccctacgtaGTGCGGcctctgggcgtggctactgggtatccctacgtaGTGCGGcctctgggcgtggctactgggtatccctacgtgGTGCGGcctctgggcgtggctactgggtatccctacgtaGTGCGGCCTatgggcgtggctactgggtatccctacgtgGTGCGGcctctgggcgtggctactgggtatccctacgtgGTGCGGcctctgggcgtggctactgggtatccctacgtgGTGCGGcctctgggcgtggctactgggtatccctgCGTGGTGCGGcctctgggcgtggctactgggtatccctgCGTGGTGCGGcctctgggcgtggctactgggtatccctacgtgGTGCGGtctctgggcgtggctactgggtatccctacgtgGTGCGGcctctgggcgtggctactgggtatccctacgtaGTGCGGcctctgggcgtggctactgggtatccctacgtgGTGCGGcctctgggcgtggctactgggtatccctacgtgGTGCGGcctctgggcgtggctactgggtatccctacgtgGTGCGGCCTatgggcgtggctactgggtatccctacgtgGTGCGGcctctgggcgtggctactgggtatccctacgtgGTGCGGcctctgggcgtggctactgggtatccctacgtgGTGCGGcctctgggcgtggctactgggtatccctacgtgGTGCGGcctctgggcgtggctactgggtatccctacgtaGTGCGGcctctgggcgtggctactgggtatccctacgtaGTGCGGcctctgggcgtggctactgggtatccctacgtgGTGCGGcctctgggcgtggctactgggtatccctacgtgGTGCGGcctctgggcgtggctactgggtatccctacgtgGTGCGGcctctgggcgtggctactgggtatccctgCGTAGTGCGGcctctgggcgtggctactgggtatccctacgtaGTGCGGcctctgggcgtggctactgggtatccctacgtgGTGCGGcctctgggcgtggctactgggtatccctgCGTAGTGCGGcctctgggcgtggctactgggtatccctgCGTAGTGCGGcctctgggcgtggctactgggtatccctacgtagcgatacccaggaagaacatgagaaatctccaacgaggcgttttggggaggtcttttctgtgttagagttttactcgctacagggtgtactacatgcatacaaaccttcataacacacaaggggacgggtactaaccggaaaagcatgacatgggacctttaaaatagCAGTTTTTACTCCCGGTGAGCGGATTTTGAGGAATTTAGGGTGGAGTTTAAAGTGTAAGGGGACTCAAAACAGCCTTTTTGGATCCTAAATGTGTCAGAAATAGATTTGTATGCCAGTATATTCAGATGTATGGACCCCCAGCAGGGGCAGGGGTGCTGGATTAGCTCAATACAGGGAAACTATATTCAACACAAAGCCATTTAGGGGTTTTAGAGGAACAGTGTGGAAAGATCAAAAGGTAATGGCCATGTTAAGAATTGGACAGCATTCCTAATAGTACACTTTTAGAAAACAGGGTTCTGTGTCCTCCTGCAGGAAAAATACTCCGCAAAGACAGGACATGATGACAAGGCTAAGGAAAGTGGGAAGTATATTGGATTGTGGAGAACACTCGGGGGAGGGAAACTGGTCTGGTGGACAGACTTCAAGGGAAGGAACGGTAACATCCAGAAGGAGGCAGCAATGATCCTGTGGATGCAAACTGCCGTAAAGCACCGAAGAAGAACCCCGTGGAGCTAACGAAAGCTACTGGACGTTTAAAAACTCTCAACACGT
This DNA window, taken from Pseudochaenichthys georgianus unplaced genomic scaffold, fPseGeo1.2 scaffold_567_arrow_ctg1, whole genome shotgun sequence, encodes the following:
- the mrps12 gene encoding small ribosomal subunit protein uS12m — its product is MSLLWSARPALTSLFHASQHAPLWSGRAMATLNQMHRQGKPKSPPPHVGATFGRPQLKAVVLKTMIRKPKKPNSANRKCARVRLSNGKEVVVFIPGEGHNLQEHNVVLVEGGRTQDLPGVKLKVVRGKYDCAHVVKKTH